The following proteins come from a genomic window of Elgaria multicarinata webbii isolate HBS135686 ecotype San Diego chromosome 10, rElgMul1.1.pri, whole genome shotgun sequence:
- the MAVS gene encoding mitochondrial antiviral-signaling protein, translated as MGFAEEKLIKYINKNLRKFECIRVEQLLLHLPCLTEMDKQEIKAHVAKSGNNISVWELFQRLQIRENWVWQLLDALEEDNMGHLARELREVYNSHLLPPRNNASASANPPAGSNIPRPPESSAPASNLCSSAVPAPSPLHNMWSSSGAQAPSPVPSEALGAVYTSHDMDDYSAPVQETELPLKSCEMVVKPKTTASGPRKPESSKKSAASASKLRDEGEKPTDTQATSATNVSPAPLTRGHVGEKPKEAMPNAPRSSSSDAAGSEQKWDGRQQRPVCVKNGYFGNLNRPTDNGGPPAPAAVCSPGIPSNQPEENSYSSSDSPPLASSLLGERRAEELLKEDKIQGLQGYQNERLLAAPVDASSPFNLQRRFDIGLEGSRGQQEGSGHAAAVDFDESPESGPTGSVPGNLLRRGLAAPPSDVYSSDLKPPIQEGKMPFDEPDGTVTAPVHEEVTLLSNTADWSTPPSRGNGSSVHCLHRDNHIFNSNYDSDVPCKPSVLLSELDEGVAGQLSSPETDPEYSGSSSRFRLSSEFSSTNDPILLSESSQKGQSDELSPCPAVGNISGRSVTDGAGDASPPPVRDNLQDDNSIRNYTFHLAENPSADLTGAPDVLALGTNPRIRSPDTSSGAVPGRHLVQSPTSRPENSEDLLANERDGAAALPPPPPANDYNLLLAVFALACVAAVAFALYKKK; from the exons ATGGGCTTTGCTGAGGAAAAATTAATAAAGTATATTAATAAAAACTTGCGAAAGTTCGAGTGCATCCGCGTGGAGCAATTACTGCTGCATCTGCCTTGCCTCACTGAAATGGACAAG CAAGAGATTAAAGCGCACGTGGCCAAAAGCGGGAACAATATTTCTGTGTGGGAGCTCTTTCAACGCCTGCAGATCAGGGAAAACTGGGTGTGGCAACTCTTAGATGCTCTCGAAGAGGACAACATGGGACACCTAGCTCGTGAGCTACGAGAAGTTTACAACTCCCACCTGCTCC CTCCTCGAAACAACGCTTCAGCAAGCGCCAACCCGCCCGCTGGGAGTAATATTCCCCGGCCCCCAGAGTCCAGTGCCCCGGCCTCCAATCTGTGCTCTTCTGCTGTACCAGCTCCTTCTCCTCTGCATAACATGTGGAGCTCTAGTGGTGCCCAGGCTCCTTCACCCGTGCCTTCAGAAGCCCTGGGGGCCGTGTACACCTCACATGACATGGATGATTACAGTGCTCCCGTTCAAGAAACCGAGCTTCCGTTGAAGAGCTGCGAGATGGTGGTAAAACCGAAG ACCACAGCCAGTGGTCCCAGGAAGCCAGAATCTTCCAAGAAAAGTGCAGCATCAGCATCTAAGCTCAGAGATGAAGGGGAGAAACCAACTGATACCCAAGCCACATCAGCTACAAACGTATCTCCGGCGCCTTTGACTCGAGGCCACGTGGGAGAGAAGCCCAAGGAGGCAATGCCAAATGCACCACGCTCCTCAAGTTCTGATGCAGCTGGTTCGGAACAGAAATGGGACGGCCGCCAGCAACGGCCTGTTTGCGTGAAAAATGGGTATTTTGGCAACTTGAATCGCCCGACAGACAACGGTGGGCCTCCAGCACCAGCTGCTGTTTGTAGCCCCGGGATTCCCAGTAATCAGCCGGAGGAGAATTCCTACAGCTCTTCTGACAGCCCCCCGTTGGCTTCAAGTTTGCTAGGTGAGAGGCGGGCTGAAGAATTGCTTAAGGAAGACAAGATCCAAGGCCTGCAGGGATATCAAAACGAGAGGCTGTTGGCTGCTCCGGTGGACGCCAGCAGCCCCTTCAACCTGCAAAGACGGTTTGACATAGGGCTGgaaggatcccggggtcaacagGAAGGCAGTGGTCATGCTGCAGCGGTGGATTTTGATGAAAGCCCTGAATCCGGCCCAACAGGCAGTGTACCTGGAAATCTCCTGAGAAGAG GGCTTGCAGCTCCTCCGAGTGATGTGTACTCCAGTGATCTCAAACCTCCCATTCAAGAGGGAAAGATGCCTTTTGACGAGCCGGACGGCACGGTCACTGCCCCTGTGCACGAGGAG GTGACTTTGCTTTCAAACACCGCAGACTGGAGCACTCCGCCTTCACGTGGGAACGGGAGCAGTGTCCATTGCCTTCACAGAGATAACCATATCTTCAATAGCAATTATGATAGCGATGTGCCCTGCAAACCTAGCGTCCTGCTTTCAGAATTAGATGAAGGTGTGGCAGGACAGTTGAGCAGTCCAGAGACCGACCCCGAATATTCTGGCAGTTCGTCCAGATTTCGCCTCAGCAGTGAGTTCTCTTCAACAAATGACCCGATATTGCTGAGTGAATCCAGCCAAAAGGGTCAGTCGGATGAGTTGAGCCCCTGTCCGGCTGTAGGTAACATTTCGGGGAGAAGTGTGACAGACGGAGCAGGTgacgcttctcctccgcctgtgcGTGACAACCTCCAGGACGACAACTCCATCCGAAACTACACCTTCCATCTGGCGGAGAATCCCAGCGCTGACCTTACCGGCGCACCTGATGTGCTTGCTTTGGGTACCAATCCGAGGATTCGATCTCCGGATACCTCCTCCGGCGCGGTGCCTGGACGTCATCTCGTCCAAAGTCCCACTTCCCGCCCTGAGAATTCCGAGGATCTCCTCGCAAACGAGCGAGACGGTGCCGccgcgctgccgccgccaccgcccgcaAACGATTATAACTTGCTCCTTGCTGTTTTCGCCCTGGCGTGTGTCGCAGCCGTGGCTTTTGCGCTGTACAAAAAGAAATAG